The window CATCAAGAGCCCCCATGCCATTGCATACGATATTCTCTATGGATGTCCTGGTTGGGTACAGGCCCTGATTCAGTCAGATTACTATATCCGTTCGGGTGACGCAAAAAAGGTGCTGGTTATCGGTGCAGATATCCTGTCGAGAATTGCAGATCCGCACGACCGAGACAGCATGATATATGCTGATGGTGCAGGTGCTGCGATAGTCGAGGCTGTGGAGAGCGATACACCTGTGGGAATTATCGGACATAATTCACAGAGTGATGCGATCGGGTATGTAAACCTGCTCCATATGGGGTATTCCTATAACAGGGAACTGGCCGAAAAAAAGGATCTCTACTTGAAAATGAACGGTCGCCGTCTCTACCAGTATGCACTGGAGAATGTGCCCAAGGCGATCAAGTCGGCCCTTGACAAGCTGAAACTGCATGTGAACGATGTTAAGAAGGTGTTGATTCATCAGGCGAATGGGAAGATGGATGACGCTATCCTGAAGCGACTCTTCAATCTTTATGGTGTCCATGATATTCCGGAGTCGGTGATGCCCATGACGATTTCGTGGCTGGGAAATTCTTCGGTTGCCACAGTTCCGACACTACTGGATATGGTGATGAAAGGGGAGATGAAAGGTCATAGCATCACCTCTGGCGATAACTTGGTGCTCGCGTCGGTAGGAGCGGGGATGAATATTAACAGCGTTATCTACAGGATGCCGTAACCGCATAAGGAAGGAATAAAAAAAGGGGACCAAAAGTCCCCCTTTTTTTGTCTTGTCCGGTTATTGTAATTAATTGTAGAGCGCAAATTCATCTTTGCTGTACGCCATATTTTTCAATGCGGTGAAAAGAAAATAGGGAATAACCAAAAGGATAACGGCCCAAACAATATTACTTACAATCGATCCCTTTTTCATGTTGTTTACATAGAGGTACCCCAAAAAACCCTCTATTACCAATATTAACCCGATCAGGAGGTTTGTGTTGTTGGTCGTTCCGTTAAAAAAAGGAATCGCCAAAGTCAGCACGCCAACAATCATTACGATAACGCCTGAATACCTTGCTAATTCTTTCATGTGTGTTATAATATTATGTTTTTATTTCGTAGCGCAAATAAACACAAAATTCTACAAATAATAAAATTATTTGGATTAAAAATTAGACCAGACCCCAAAAACTTCAATCCCGACGATATTCTGTCTCGATTTATAATCAGGAATTTGTAAAAAATAACTATTTTTGCTAAAGCCTATTTGTCTAGTTTTATGAAGTTGGTTAAACGTGTAATTCTCTTTTTATATCAGTGGCTTATCTTTGCGCCCATTTTTATTGTTATCACCATGCTGACCGCATTGACGGTAATGGCTTTTGCGCCCCTTTTTGGAAGCCGGTTCTGGGGGTATGTGCCACCGAGATGGTGGTCGAGGCTGACCTGCTGGCTAGCCCTTTGCAGGATAAAAAGCCATGGACACGAACATCTTGATCCCCGCCAGTCATATGTTTTCGTAGCCAATCATCAGGGCGCTTTCGACATATTTTTGATCTATGGCTTCCTGAACCAGAATATCAAGTGGGTACAGAAGGCAAGTTTGAGGAAGATTCCGTTGGTGGGTCTGGCATCGGAGATGGCGGGACATGTTTTCGTGGATAATTCAAGTGCGGCCGCGCGGGTAAACACCATTAAAGAGGCCGAAAAAAAGATAATTAATGGCGTCTCTATCATGCTCTTTCCCGAAGGAGCCAGGACTCGTACCGGTAAGATGGGCCGTTTCAAACGGGGAGCCTATCAGATTGCGTACGACCTGAAACTGCCTATCGTTCCGTTGACGCTCAATGGTCCCTTCGACGTGATGAAACGGGGTTCTTTGCGTTTAAACCCCAACAGGCTGGAGCTGATCATCCACAAGCCCATATCTACTGAAAATCTGAGTGAAGAGGATATTCCGGCGTTGATCGAAGAGACGAGAGAGATTATCCATGCCGACTTGTGGGAGCGGTTTAAATAAAAAGAAAATGGTTGTCATCCCGACAACCAATCTCCATTGTTAACCTTAAATCTAATACCATGAAAAACACGATGCAAATATAGCGTGTTTTCTATTTGTGACCAAATGAATAGGTGGAAAAGTAAGCATACTTAACTTTATTTAATCTAAATAGGGTGACATAATCCCCTATATATAGGATTGTTTACACAATTTTGCAAAAAAAATCAGGAGTTTTTTCCCTCTCTCTAATCGTAAATTTTCTTGGCCAGAAAGTTGAGCAGACCCCAGTTGAAACGGTACCACCGCCTGGTTGATTTGGGTTTTCCTCCAAATTGGAGCAGGAAACGGGGCTTGCCCGCATTGATGTTCAGGTAACCCGAGTCCATGAAGTCGAAATACTCGTAGCCCTCCTTCTCGGCCAGTTCCATGGCCGAATAGATCGTAAAGACGGTTGGATGATAGGTTTTGTATCTTTTTTCCTTCCCCCAGAAATAGAGCACGTAGACGGTTTTCTGTTCAAACCCCAGGATGATTCCGCCAATAATCTTTTCGTTGTGACGGCTGAGCAGGATCTTCCCTTTGCCGTGTAAAACATAGCAGTTGAAAAAATTTTCGAAGTATTGGTATGGGGGGAATTTGTTAGACATTTTCCAGTTATTGGATTTGTCGATCAATTTATAGATCTCCCGCAGATTGTCGTGTGAGGTTAACTCCTCCAATACCACCCCTTTCCGCCTGGCTTTGTTAACCTGGTTCTTTCTTGTGGATGATAGCTGGTCCCAAATTTTCCGTTTCCGCTGCAACGAGTTTCTCACGTTGATCCATTTGACGGAGTAGAATCCATTCTCGCGAAATCCCTTATACCCGAAAACTGCATCGTTCAGGTTCCGGTATTCGATAAAAAACACCTTGTTTTCCACCTCTTTTACCAAAGAAGAGATCAACAGGTCAAAAACGGCTATCTTGTTCGCCTTTTCGTCGTAAAAACTGGGCTGTTGCGAGATGTAACACCTTCTGAATATCGAGCCGTACAACAGCCGGTTGATGCGCATGATCAGCGCAAACATGGCGGCTACTGGTTTCTCCCCGCAAAACACGACAAGCATCAGTGGGCGGTAGAACGAGATGTTCCTGTTCCAGTCAAACGAGGAGACGTAGTGAAAAAACTTCACGTCGTTCAGTGGGGGAATCTCTTCTTTGCGGTAATATGTTTTAACCTGGTAATTCATGGGCTGTGAATAGTACAAAAATAGGAAAAAACTTTGATAAAAGCATACGGCAACACAAATAATGAGCGATTGTACTGCCTATTTCCTCCTTATGGGAGGGGCAGCTGGAATATCACACCAGTGAAGCCGTTTTTCCGGCAGGAAATCAGGAAAAAATGGGTTGAATAAGCTACTATTTTATTAACTTTGTAGCTTATAATAAAAAGATTGAAAATATTCTGTATGTCAAAAAGAATTCTTGTTACGGGTGGAACCGGCTATATTGGTTCTCACACGGTAGTCGAGCTTCAACAGGCCGGCTACGAGGTGATTATTATCGATAATCTCTCCAATTCGAATGCAGACGTCATCGAAGGGATAGTAAGAATTACAGGTATACGGCCCGCTTTTGAGGAGTTGGACTGTATTGATCTGCCGGCCTTGCAAACGTTGTTTGAAAAGTACCCCGGCATTGACGGCATTATCCACTTTGCAGCCAGCAAGGCGGTAGGCGAATCGGTGCAAAAACCGTTGCTCTATTACCGGAACAACCTGGTCTCGCTCATTAATCTGTTGGAGCTGATGCCTCGGTACGATGTAAAAGGCATTGTTTTCTCATCATCCTGTACGGTATATGGAGAACCCGATCACAATCCCATTGACGAGAGCGCACCTATAAAGCCCGCCGAATCGCCCTATGGAAATACCAAACAGATCAACGAAGAGATTATCCGCGACTTCATCCATTCCGGTGCCCCGGTAAAAAGTATTATCCTGCGCTATTTCAACCCGATCGGAGCCCATCCGTCGGCAGAGATCGGCGAACTGCCCATCGGTGTGCCACAGAACCTGGTACCCTATATTACCCAGACCGGTATAGGTATCCGCCAACAATTGAGTGTTTTTGGCAACGACTACAATACCCCCGACGGTTCCTGTATCCGTGATTTTATCAACG of the Petrimonas mucosa genome contains:
- a CDS encoding 3-oxoacyl-ACP synthase III family protein encodes the protein MKKIYSLITGTGSYVPSKIVKNDDFLNYNFLESTGEKIDRANREIVDKFEEITTISERRYAEDHQVTSDLALIAAEQAIKSAGIDKEELDYLIFAHNFGETLPNDTRIDILPTLASRVKAKLGIKSPHAIAYDILYGCPGWVQALIQSDYYIRSGDAKKVLVIGADILSRIADPHDRDSMIYADGAGAAIVEAVESDTPVGIIGHNSQSDAIGYVNLLHMGYSYNRELAEKKDLYLKMNGRRLYQYALENVPKAIKSALDKLKLHVNDVKKVLIHQANGKMDDAILKRLFNLYGVHDIPESVMPMTISWLGNSSVATVPTLLDMVMKGEMKGHSITSGDNLVLASVGAGMNINSVIYRMP
- a CDS encoding lysophospholipid acyltransferase family protein, translating into MKLVKRVILFLYQWLIFAPIFIVITMLTALTVMAFAPLFGSRFWGYVPPRWWSRLTCWLALCRIKSHGHEHLDPRQSYVFVANHQGAFDIFLIYGFLNQNIKWVQKASLRKIPLVGLASEMAGHVFVDNSSAAARVNTIKEAEKKIINGVSIMLFPEGARTRTGKMGRFKRGAYQIAYDLKLPIVPLTLNGPFDVMKRGSLRLNPNRLELIIHKPISTENLSEEDIPALIEETREIIHADLWERFK
- a CDS encoding GNAT family N-acetyltransferase, which codes for MNYQVKTYYRKEEIPPLNDVKFFHYVSSFDWNRNISFYRPLMLVVFCGEKPVAAMFALIMRINRLLYGSIFRRCYISQQPSFYDEKANKIAVFDLLISSLVKEVENKVFFIEYRNLNDAVFGYKGFRENGFYSVKWINVRNSLQRKRKIWDQLSSTRKNQVNKARRKGVVLEELTSHDNLREIYKLIDKSNNWKMSNKFPPYQYFENFFNCYVLHGKGKILLSRHNEKIIGGIILGFEQKTVYVLYFWGKEKRYKTYHPTVFTIYSAMELAEKEGYEYFDFMDSGYLNINAGKPRFLLQFGGKPKSTRRWYRFNWGLLNFLAKKIYD
- the galE gene encoding UDP-glucose 4-epimerase GalE, with protein sequence MSKRILVTGGTGYIGSHTVVELQQAGYEVIIIDNLSNSNADVIEGIVRITGIRPAFEELDCIDLPALQTLFEKYPGIDGIIHFAASKAVGESVQKPLLYYRNNLVSLINLLELMPRYDVKGIVFSSSCTVYGEPDHNPIDESAPIKPAESPYGNTKQINEEIIRDFIHSGAPVKSIILRYFNPIGAHPSAEIGELPIGVPQNLVPYITQTGIGIRQQLSVFGNDYNTPDGSCIRDFINVVDLAKAHVTAVERMLAGKSEEKVEIFNLGTGRGVSVLELIEVFERVSGQKLNYKIVGRREGDIEQIWANPEKANKVLGWTAKETIEDTVASAWRWQQRLRERGVM